From the Corythoichthys intestinalis isolate RoL2023-P3 chromosome 15, ASM3026506v1, whole genome shotgun sequence genome, one window contains:
- the LOC130930980 gene encoding protein max-like isoform X1: MSENDDIEVDSDADKRAHHNALERKRRDHIKDSFHGLRDSVPALQGEKSSVKQASRAQILDKATEYIQYMRRKNHTHQQDIDDLKKQNALLEQQVRALEKAKGNNQLQNNYSSDSSLYTNRKGSAVSAFDGGSDSSSESEPEEPPTRKRLRVEPS; the protein is encoded by the exons GCAGACAAGCGAGCACATCACAATGCGCTGGAGCGCAAACGCAGGGACCACATTAAAGATAGCTTTCACGGTTTACGAGACTCTGTGCCTGCACTgcaaggagaaaag AGCTCTGTTAAACAGGCTTCCCGAGCACAGATTCTTGACAAAGCCACTGAGTACATTCAGTACATGAGACGAAAAAATCACACCCACCAGCAAGACATCGACGATTTAAAGAAACAGAACGCACTGCTGGAGCAGCAGG TGCGTGCTCTGGAGAAGGCCAAAGGCAACAATCAGCTGCAGAACAACTACTCCTCTGACAGCAGCCTGTACACAAACCGCAAAGGGAGCGCGGTGTCGGCCTTCGACGGCGGCTCCGACTCCAGTTCGGAATCTGAGCCCGAGGAGCCTCCGACCAGAAAGAGGCTGCGCGTGGAGCCCAGCTAG
- the LOC130930980 gene encoding protein max-like isoform X2 — MSENDDIEVDSDADKRAHHNALERKRRDHIKDSFHGLRDSVPALQGEKASRAQILDKATEYIQYMRRKNHTHQQDIDDLKKQNALLEQQVRALEKAKGNNQLQNNYSSDSSLYTNRKGSAVSAFDGGSDSSSESEPEEPPTRKRLRVEPS; from the exons GCAGACAAGCGAGCACATCACAATGCGCTGGAGCGCAAACGCAGGGACCACATTAAAGATAGCTTTCACGGTTTACGAGACTCTGTGCCTGCACTgcaaggagaaaag GCTTCCCGAGCACAGATTCTTGACAAAGCCACTGAGTACATTCAGTACATGAGACGAAAAAATCACACCCACCAGCAAGACATCGACGATTTAAAGAAACAGAACGCACTGCTGGAGCAGCAGG TGCGTGCTCTGGAGAAGGCCAAAGGCAACAATCAGCTGCAGAACAACTACTCCTCTGACAGCAGCCTGTACACAAACCGCAAAGGGAGCGCGGTGTCGGCCTTCGACGGCGGCTCCGACTCCAGTTCGGAATCTGAGCCCGAGGAGCCTCCGACCAGAAAGAGGCTGCGCGTGGAGCCCAGCTAG